Genomic DNA from Naumovozyma dairenensis CBS 421 chromosome 11, complete genome:
GTTACTTATGATAATTATAATCAGCGTTTTCTTTCCCGATTGAATACTTGTAATTCCAAAACAAAGCTATTATCATTCTTTTAATTCGTATCTCCGTCATAGGAGCTTTTAATTTAACATACCTTTTTTTGATCGATGATTTCCACAATGGTAGCTAATTTACCAACTGATGGACCCTTTCTAATTAAAACGACACGACCAACTTCTACTAATCTCCAATTGGAGGCCTTAACGATGGAATCTGTAGACATTGTTGTTTGGTTTATTATGATATGGAAGTAagcaataataacaaaaaaaataagcTAGTTTTGCCCTTAATATCTTTTGAAGACAATAAAGATTCAACACCTACTTACTAAGGTATATATTTAGAAGACAGATTACACGCTAAACAAGTTAACTACTACATCGaatggtattattattgccCAATTTCGCGTCGCTATGTGTTGACACAGACAAAGAGCCGCAGAAGTATACCATCACTATGCCAGCCGCCCAGACGCCGAGCCGCCGAGCCGCCCAGCCCTAATGAACTTAGGGAAACGGGAAAAAGAGTCCGGGGGAAACGAAACGAAACGAAAcgaaacaaaacaaaacaaaacaaaaacagaTTCGGGACGCGCTGTTTTTGATGTTTTTCATCCTGAAACAATATTAGGCAGAAGTAGCTCCATATAGGGCGGTGTTGGGATGTTGTATCAGGGATGTACTGATGTTTGGTCTTTTTTATTCCTGTTTCCATCTCCGTTTCATTCATTCGCCTTCACTAAACTTTACTGTCTTTTCAATTAACTATAAAAAGGCTAGTCGACATCTCTTCCCTTAGATGTTTATTATGAACAAAAGAAGTTCTTCTACAACTTTTGCTTGTTTATAATTCCCTTATATAAAacttattttcttcatggAAGAACAAAATACATACATGCACCACAGCCTAAAGTAATCGGTCAGCTAATAATACAAGGGCGTCTGGATCATGGACTTATGTTATATCTGACATTTAAATCAGTAGATTGAATGTACTGATTCTCGCATAAGCTATACTATACTTAGGTTCAATCAATTTACGTATAGattcttgatatttttcttttatttttgtgATGATATAATTTGCGATCTAGGGCAATTTTACCTGGGACATGCCTAGTTCCATTAAGGGTAAATTGCGGAATGCGAAAATTTACTTATCTGAAACttctattgaaaaataaccCTTTATTAATCCCATTCTTGTAAAGTAACGTCACATATACATGTGTCTTAACGGTTATTTCTCATTAAAAAGTGTAGCTTCTTGCATCGTGTGGAAAGCGCCAGGTTCGGTTGTTCATAGACATCAACAGAATTAAAGCGTAAAAATACAATACTATGCAAAATAGACACAACGTAGCACATTGGATCTTCTGGGTATCACAGGTTAGAGATCGCTTTGCTAACTAACATACGTTTAGATAAGTAAAAGTCCAAGTATCtaacttttatttttatcatcgAATATCAGATATTTCAATAGTTTCTCAAcggaaaaaaagaatactCTCCTCTATTGAAAACACAAAGAACACATCTCCCCTTTGTCTCATTAACCAGATTGAAAGTGAACCCAAATCCCACAAAACAATCACCAGCTtaaaaagataaaacaCATAATGTCGACTTCAAGGTATTCGCAGATAGAGAATGATGTATGTATATTTATGTTTTGCAAAATTACGTGCCTTGTAAAATACCATGCAGTTTACTAACGAACAAAACTACCAACATTCGCCGATTCCTTATAGAACGATCAAAAACTAAACACATTGGCAAATAAATTAGCAACatttagaaatattaatcaagaaataaatgatCAAGCTGTAGCAGATAACTCattgataaattcaatCTCAAATTCATTCGGTGCTCTTGccaataatattaagaattCATCACAAAGATTAACAAGAACAATGAATTCTGGTAACAACATTTGGAAGATGATAGGCTTGGCTTTATTaatcttcttcataatatataatttatccaaattcttttaaaaattatatatatatatatatatatatatNNNNNNNNNNNNNNNNNNNNGTCATCATTGTAATCCATTAGCGGCATCCCTACCTAATCTATAATTACCAATAGCTTTCCCCCAATTCACTTTAGATCTAGTAATTGgtaatcttcttcttaatgatttaaattgCTTCTCATTCAAATTAGTAAATGAAACATCTAATTCCTTCTCAAAATCAGTTTCAAGTTTTTTAATGacatcatcaacaacattttcattatcattcaacgaaacattatcaatatcCTTCTTCGATGTAAAATTGACATTACcatcttcaaaataatgaatttgtaCTGTAATATCTCCActcaattttttattatttgtatcaTAAACATATTGAGATTTCCATGACCCATTCCAATAATTATTTGGATTGAAAACTTCTGAAACaataattatatgaatCTTACTACTACTAAAACTACTACTACTTTCATTCTTATCTGGGAAAACACCAATAGtagcatcatcatttggGAACCCAACTTTAACATATTTCTCTAAGTCATTAAAAATCTTCATTTGatcatcattcaattctAACCCCTCgacatcttcttcaacatcAATCCcttcaaatttcaaatggtCAACAGAAAATCtaatatgattattataatcaaCAAATTTACTATCATCAACATTATGTTCACTAATTATGAATTTCTTATTGCCAAGACTAGGAATAGAAATGGTTGAGATAGTTTTCACATTATGTACCTTTATTGAATCTAAAATTcttgtttcattatctgATCCTGTTATCTTTAAAAGATCAGaataaattgattcaatttctcCAGGTGGACATgattcaacaatttcatttattattgtttcaaatttaGACATCTTTGGGCGGAAAGCTGTTGTTTTGATTTGCTATCTTTTCATACAACTGCCATTAAGCGTGTGCTCTCCTTTAACAAGCTGTTCATATTCTTACTTCCTTTTGTATATTGATGTAAAATCTCGCTTACACGCGGTTTCGAGTTAAAAAATCGatacaaaaataaaaacagTCAATAATACGCACTCATATAGAGTAATACAGATGTATATAAATGTATTTGTTGCTGTTTTTAGTCACAGCTTGTAACCTTTTTTATGGTAATTCATAGTTGCTTGATTTTCTAAATTGTTTGGTACATATTTCCCATAGACATCCATTATTGGATGCTCTCctccttttttttgtacATAAAATGAATCATCTTCCTTTTGTATCTCTTCCAAACCTTCCTCCCTTGGTTCAATTCTATCTGGGAAACAGACCCTATCATAGCTCATTAGTTTTGCTCTTagcaaaaaatattgttgATAACAATGTCTTTCTGCCCAAGTAATATCCCTTTCACGTTCCCACTCGTAAAATTTAGGTTCAATACCCTCATTGGGAGATAATTCCATGGTAATTTCATAAGGTGgatcattgaaaattttcaaaatattttcgAAACTCGGTTCCCTATGTTCTCTCATAACTTTATTTCTACAAacaattaagaaatcaCGATAAATTATTGCATGTCTCAAATGACATTGTAGGAAAATAATAGGCAAGGggaaatttgaatattctGATGGCGGtaagaattcaaattgattAGACTGGACCCCTAAACTTCTTATAATTTCAAACCTATAATCTCTTTCACTACCTTGGAATTGTACTAATTCACTATATGTTATTGCAGCATTTATCATGTCTGATATGTTTGTCCCACTTTGATTTGtcattttaaaattatctTCAGACATTTTATCCAATGAGGTCGGTAGAAAAATTGCCTTGCTATTAAAATTTAatccaaatattaataaaattggtTTCTTATATTGATCGAGGTATTgatctaattttttctcaTAATTTGAATCACACAAGAGTGGAGCCTCATATCTTTTACATGATTCCTTCGTGAAAGTATTTCTATAAAGTGAACTAATCTTCTTACCCTGAGataagatgaaaatgaaaggATCGTCtaaaataaaatctttCCCACCAGGGTTCTCAAGTAATGCCTTTTTTGTTACAGTTTTTTCCCTTTCTTCTGAAGGAATGTTCTtagtaaaaaaattgaaaattttctttcttagaCTATCAGTACCATAAGccttctttttctctttaCTTGGttgtttgaatttttcatgaTATTCGATTAATGGTAATCCATGTGGActtgaataaataattgGTTTGCAAAAAGTCATGattctcttttttttttatcagGAATGTTTTTCTACATGAAGTTTCTCCATTAATCTGATTTACTTCAAAGGATgttaattttgatattaatagagtttcattgaaaataattgCAAGATTATCATCCGCATTCATTAGCTTCACATATCTCCTTGCTTTTATTTAggattattttcttcatttaatttGTGACACAAATAAAAGTCTTACTAATTTCACCGCCCTGACACCCTTTCTTATTATAGATTTCcaagttgaaaaaattcataTAGACGTctatgtatgtatatacaTAGTAGGCAAAATTCGAATCGTATTGAATATTAGAATTATAACGTGATCTGgttgaattatatttatcgACCAAAAGTCCCCTCGGATAGGAACCAAGTAGTATACATGTACGAAGTAGGAAGTCGGAACACTTTGCTTATCTTGAAGGAAAtatctatttttttaataaccACCCTATGCAGTACATAGTTGATCCACGGAGGAAAAATAGAAGCGTTCTTTTCCTATGTACGTAATATAACAGTGCCTTGAAAGACTGAGAAGCATACACAGAACTATTAGTTTCAATTGTGCTGCAGGAATACATTAAACAATGATCCTTAGTAGAGAATATGTACAGAGAATATTGGAGTAGAGTGGGAGGAGGGTTTTGAGGGTCTTCTTTTCATGTTGTCGAGATCAGGGTCTTAAGAGTACGTACGCAGGTAGATGCAAGTAAAGGGAATCTTCCATGGTAATCGCATGCATTTTTATCGCAGGTACTGTAGTGTACTGTAGTGTACTTCACTGTACTGTATACGCTTCCATAATCTCCCGACCGGGGTTTAGGGTCCAAATAAGTTATTTATGTAGTTTAGGTCGAGGGGTTATTGGTTGTAACAAGGCATGGGAGGGGtaagaatattttctacCCCGCCAGAAAATATGCCTGCACCACCCCTACCCCCATTTATAGTAACTTGAATAAACCTTTATACCGTTCCTTTTAATCCGATTATTTATTAGTCATCTTTATCTGTACCCCTAATTCTACCCTATATTTATGGTTCTACTCCCAAAAGTTTTTTAATCCAACCCAACCCCCTCACAGAACCGCACCCATGTCTGGTTGCAACTTTTTATTACATATGAGAAGCACATGCATATGTGTACGTAAGTACCCCAGATGGGACAAAGTTCTTGAAGTCAGCTgccaaaaaatattacaaatacattttttttccccATTTCGACAATCAAGATACAAGAGAGAAATTCCGTACAAAAAAGAGGGAACTTTTTATTCTCTAGCCTCAACCTTTTCACAGAAGGTACCGTTAAGAAATAACCAAGAAAAATCGAAGGAGATGAAGTTTCCTGTTGCAACGGTGGAACAAAATGGatgtacgtacgtatatcagtatattgaatattgaccgaaaaaaaaataattttatcGTACAATGGAGGGAAATTCATATGCACcgaaattattttgatcTAAAAATTTAAACTTCGCAGCTTATAACTTTATAGTGGTAGCTTTTTCCACAGAGTTGTACTTAGCACAAAAAATAAGGTTACGGtgattgaaaaaatttttATGGCACCGTCAATCAAGTTCAGCACCTATTGCATTGTTAAGGTTTTTCGCAGATTCAGTATTAATACTCCAACAATGTCACGCAGTGTACCTgttaatatattgataCAGTGCATATTCCCAATATTCCAGGCACTTATATCATATTACCGACGGTCAGATATAGTTGGGATATTATTACCTAATTTGCAGAATcaaatcttttcaatatgtACTTTTGAAAGAACACATACAGTACTGTAGAGAAAATGTACCTCTTCCTAGGTTCTCTGAAGGGAAGGGGATCTCACACACAGGCAGCTTTCAAAGACTCTCTTACGCACATGACTAAGTGGTATCTATCAGAAAGAACCGTCTTAATATAACTTTTATATTATGTCGTTAAGATAAGCAACAgcaaaaagaaaagaaaggaaaaactAATTTTTCGAACTATCCTCCCCTCCTGGCTAACTTTATAACTGCTATGATCCCCTTTGTTTTGTATATAAGGATTGGTATTTGTTAAAAAAATCGAAAAACCATGTTTGATTTTCCAGTTAAACTTTCGTCATTTGAGATTCTCTTTATCGTTATAAAATACTGAGAGTTTCTCAGGAGCTGGTTTACCTACAAAACGAGCAATAATGGTTGGATTtaatttattgttatcagTTTTGACATTTTTACTGTCATCTTCTTTGGGTTATGAAGTATCGATAGATACAATCTTAGACGGCTCAGTACCTGCTGGCGAAGCTGTCACTGTCGACTCAGGGTCTTACTTAGGTTTAATCCATGGTTCTACCCAAACATTTTCTAGTGATTTAACAGTCAATGGTGGATTATATATTACTGATACAAATACTGCTGACGCTGGTATGACGTTAACCACAGACGGTAACTTAGTAAATACCGGTATAATTGTAGTCGATAATAGAAACGCATCAAGTGGTATGACTGCAAACATAGGTGGCTCAACATTCGAGAATGATGGGCAAATATTTTTCGCTGGTTCATCTCAAGGTAGTCCCAATGATTTCACAATTAATCCAAGTGACTCGATAATTAATAGAGGCACTATTCAATTTAGTCAAGATTCAATGGGCTCAAATTCAGCTACATTACAATCAAACTCTATCGTTAACGATGGTACTATATGCTTAACGAATATGGACTCAACTATTCAATCTGATACCAGTGGTAGTGGTTGTTTTGATATTGGAGAAAATTCTATATATGCCATTCAAGGGAAAGATACAGCTATCGCTACAAATCaaacattttatttatcCTCTACAACTTCAACACTCTACTCTGAAGGTAACTCTTTGACtgataatataatagtTAGAGGATTTGGTAATGGTAATACACTTACTTTTAGAACCTCCATTGTTTCTACTTCATACGATGATACCACAGGTATTCTAACGGTAAACCTTTTCCCATTAATTACTCATAAATATGATATTGGATTAGGTTATGATTCAtctaaatttgaaatagaAAGTGTAAGTAATGACATTGCAGCTGATCTTATTAACAATGGTCTTTATTATAGAGGTGCACCACCGACAAGTTCGAGACCTGTTCAATGTGCAGCATGTCAGCCAATTCCTTGGATCCCTGCATTAGAAATTCCAGATCCATACACCACAACCGTAGTTAGTGAACTTTCAACTTTATCAGAGGTAGTCTCATTCTTTGCATCTACTTCTGACGGTATTCCAGTTGTGGCTTCAACAATATCTATTATCCCTCCACCAATAACGGCCTCTAGCTCAAACTCGGAGACCAAGACTGAACGAAGTACTACAGTCGTCCCCACCTCAAGCTCGTCGTCGCCTATTATTACGACTGAAGcagtatcatcattattgtcCAAATCTGATGGAGATAACAATAGTAAAACAATTGAGAGTTGTGTCATCacagaaacaaaaacagCATATAATAGTACCGTAGACCACACCACTTATCTATATATTACAGGAACAGACTCCGAGACAATAACTCTATCTAGTGTAGTAACGACGCGTTACGTCACCAAAGGAGCGCCTCTTAGTTCAGCTTAGTACGAAGCTATCTAGTACTTGATTATCAACTTCtgaaatattcatttatcTAAATTTTGACTTATATAACTACATTTAACTAACGACTTTATTCACCTTTTTCTTTAggtaaacaaaataaaaccTTAGTGTAATATTGTTGCTCTAATGAGCTACAGCAAAACGGTATGTTTTCGTGCTGAAATAGTAGGTTGTTGCTAGATTTAATTTGCCTCTTATTGATACTTCAGggttatttattaatacGTTCAggtataatatatagagTCTAGTATTATAGGTTCCGTTAAATAATAAGGAGCtaggataataatatgatgTGGTGAATATCTAAAGGTTCTAAGGTTGGTAACTTTCTCTGAAGTAGCTTTGGTTGCAAAGTTATTCTTAGTAGTTCTTGGAAAAGCCCTCAAACATGTAAGCATAATATACCTTCATATGATCTTCGAGGAACTTGACCAGAATACAACTGCTAGGCTAAGAGCGGAACACAGTAACTACAGATCAATCGTGATAGTGTCACTCACACAAGTCTTCTTGAACTTTGTTACTTAATTAAATGATTGCTTGATTGATCGCTCGATGATTAATGTTTTGATGTTTTGATGTTCTCGCGTTTTCGTGtcaaggaaaaaaataataaaaacaacACTCATTTTGATCTTCGAAGGCTTTTGGATTAATACATTTACCAAGTGTTACTTCCAAATATCTCTTCTAAGTCATAGAAGGCCATTCCACATCATACCAGCAACCAATCAAGAATAGCTAATGGCCAGAAGGAAGCTTCCTGATAGACCTCCAAATGGTATTGGATTTGGCGAGAGACCGAGATTAGTCCCTCGTCCAATTAATGTACAAGATTCCGTTTCAAAATTAACCAAACCTTTCAAAGTTCCTTATAGGAGGAATACTAGACCATTAACGTCTCAAGGTATTGTCACTAATGTACCTGAAACAGGCCgaatattaagaaaacGTTCTCAAACCATATCATATTCTGGTATGGAAATCGACCCTGAAAATCCAATAAATAACGAGAATGATGAGGATTTACCATTTGGTTACACACAACTTAAACGACGAAAGGATGCTCTGAGTGCACAGCGGTTGATGAATGACCCCAATAGGTTGActtcaattgaaattcatttgaagaaatccTTTTCCGTCCCCATTAAAGGTTATATTCAACGTCATAGTTTACCACTTACATTAGGTactaagaagaagataacgCCAGAACCAAGACCTTTACATGATCCAACTGATGAATTTGCAATTGTGTTATATGACCCCTCTGTAGATGGTGAAATGATTATGCATGATGGTTCTCATCCTGTAAATGACGAAAAtgattcaaagaaaaatgagaaggaaattgaagatcagaaaaaggaaatcaagaagaagttTATACATCCAAAGATAATGACTAATGGTGTTAGGAACAAATCATTATTGGAACTATTGGGTACCTCCGAAGTGGATGAGGAAAAGAAGTTCCCTAATGTCCCTGTTGTAATAGATCCTAAATTAACTAAGATATTAAGACCTCATCAAGTGGAAGGTGTGAAGTTTCTTTATCGTTGTGTTACAGGTTTAGTTATGAAAGATTTCTTAGATGCTGAAACAGTAAATACTGGGATAGTAGCTCcacaacaaaataatagagGTGCATACGGTTGTATTATGGCAGATGAAATGGGGTTAGGTAAAACTTTACAATGTATCGCGTTGATGTGGACATTATTAAGACAAGGACCTCAAGGGAAACGTCTTATTGATAAATGTATCATTGTGTGCCCTTCTTCATTAGTCAATAATTGGGCTAACGAATTAATCAAATGGTTAGGTCCAAATACACTTTCACCATTGGCAATTGACGGTAAGAAATCATCCCTAGCCAGCGGAAGTACTACAGTCGCAGAGGCTATAAAATCTTGGGGTCAAGCCAAGGGACGAAATATTGTTAAACCAGttttaattatttcatACGAAACATTACGTAGAAATGTTGatcaattacaaaattgTGATGTGGGACTTATGCTAGCAGATGAAGGACATAGATTAAAGAATGCAGATTCTTTAACTTTTACAGCTTTAGATAGTATTAATTGTCCTAGAAGAGTCATATTATCTGGTACACCGATTCAAAACGATCTTTCTGAATATTTTGCCCTATTGAACTTCTCTAATCCAGGCCTATTAGGTACTAGAAGTGAATTTAGAaagaattttgaaatacCAATTTTAAGAAGTCGTGATGCTGATTCAACggatgatgaaattaagaaaGGTGAAGAACAgttacaaaaattatctgatattgtttccaaattcattattaggCGTACGAACGATATTTTATCTAAATATTTGCCATGTAAATATGAACATGTGATCTTTGTGGATTTGAAACCATTCCAAAAAAACGTTTATCAAAACTTAATTAAATCAAGggatattaaaaaaatgatgaaaggTGTTGGGGGTACTCAACCATTAAAGGCTATTGgtgttttgaaaaaattatgtaATCACCCGAGTTTGCTTAATTtggatgaagaattagacaattttgataatttagaaatacCATCCGATTATAATATGTCTTCCAATAGTCGTGATATTCAACCAAAGTATTCTGGGAAATTTTCTATTCTAGAGAGATTTCTTCATAAGATTAAAACAGAGTCTGATGACAAGATTGTCTTAATTTCTAATTATACGCAAACATtagatttaattgaaaaaatgtGTCGGACTAAACATTACGGGTCACTCAGGCTGGATGGTACAATGAATATTAACAAAAGACAAAAACTTGTTGATCGATTTAATGATCCTGAAGgtcaagaatttatttttttattaagtTCAAAAGCCGGTGGTTGTGGTATCAATTTAATTGGTGCCAATAGATTAATCTTGATGGATCCAGATTGGAATCCAGCTGCGGATCAACAAGCTCTAGCCCGTGTGTGGAGAGATGGACAAAAAAAGGATTGTTTCATTTATAGATTTATTTCTACAGGTTCAATAGAAGAGAAAATTTACCAAAGACAGTCTATGAAAATGAGTTTAAGTTCGTGTGTTGTGGATGCGAAAGAAGATGTAGAAAGGCTTTTCAGTGCTGATAATTTAAGACAATTGTTCCAATATAACGACAAGACGATATGTGAAACTCATGAAACGTATCACTGTAAAAGGTGTAATAAGGCCGGGAAACAAACTATTAGATCAGATGCAATGCTTTATGGTGATCCAACGACGTGGAATCATCTAAATCATGCTGCATTAGAAAAAACAAATGACCATTTGCTTCAGAATGAATTCCAATATTCCGATATAAGCTATGcctttcaatatatttctcaTTGAGGTAAAGGAATTTTATTTCAGGCattatatacatatatagaCTATAATTTAACGATCCATTTCAATATACAATTTATGATAGAAATTACGACGTATTTTCATCCTTATGGGCTATTCGTCGTTCGGCGTCATCAAATCCTTTAAAAAGACGAGCGGCTTGTTTTTGATAAGTAGTCTATATATGTTTGAATATCAACGGTATAGAAATTGATGCCTGCAGCCTTCAGATCTAGAAAAGTACTTAAAAAACTAGCGAAATTTTTTACTCCCAAATTATGGATGAACTTCTAGCTAAGGCAGGATCTCAAGCTGTCACGTTCGCAATCAAATCTGGTGTTTCCTTGGCATCATCATTTGCTATTAAAACAATAGCGAATTTTGTCACCCAAATCCCTAAAAGTGATGCCAAAAGGATAGAATATTTAAGAgctaaattagaaaatagGATAGAAATAGTCTCATCTGCCATTGATCTTATCAAGTTGGTTGCCGCAAGGGGCAATACCAATTTAGAGAGCACTCTTCGTTTAACAAGAGATctaaaagatgaaattgattccTTCGAcaaaaagatgataaatttaacTGATAAAGTAAGGCAATCTAAGACTGGTAAGTCTCAAGAACTTGCCATTAAATCTGTAGAATCATACATCGAAGATCTACTCACCAGAATAGAGGAGGTTACaccattcattaatttaGCTTTGACCACTACAGGAACTCATTTAAGCACAACATTACCAGAACAAGTTTCACCtggattattattacaagcGTCAAATTACGTCATTGAATCAAATGCTGCAAGATTGAAGGCCTCGAATGTCGAGGTTCAAGTAGGTCCATCATTTCAGACTACTATCTTCTCTGtattttataatttaaGTCCTGGTGTAAGCTCCAAGGCTAGGataatttggaaagaaGATATGAGGAGAGCCTATATAAAAGTTTTGAGGATCAAGTCAAAGACAACACCATTCAAGTATAAACTGAGGATTGAACAGAGTTTCAATGATGAAAGATATCATAATGTTGAAGATGGAGAAGAAGTACCACAAGTTATTGAATTCAACTTAGAtcaaatttccaaattattcTTCAGTGTATCAGGAAAGCTCTTACGattagaagaaagagaTACACCTGTGCTTGTTTTGAAAACCACCAAGCCTAATCTGGAAGATAAAGATAGTCCTGAAATAAACTGGTATGCCTTTGGACAATACGATATTTTACCACGGACCGACTCTggagaaaaagaagaagaagaagaagaagaggaagaagaagaagaagaaacgaATAATGGATGCCCAGCTTCCTATTCTTGTTCTATATCATTACTGGAACACATCATTCGACTTTCGACTTTACAAGAAAATGACAGAAAGAGTGTCCTAGAAGTGAATGATGAAAGGctttctatatatttaaacAATGAAAATCCGGTAGCTGTCACGACCACGAAGAAAGAGGTTGATAATGTCGCAAAACAAATCAAGCATCTGAACTTAAACGTACC
This window encodes:
- the SFT1 gene encoding Sft1p (similar to Saccharomyces cerevisiae SFT1 (YKL006C-A); ancestral locus Anc_2.504), whose product is MSTSRYSQIENDNDQKLNTLANKLATFRNINQEINDQAVADNSLINSISNSFGALANNIKNSSQRLTRTMNSGNNIWKMIGLALLIFFIIYNLSKFF
- the CAP1 gene encoding Cap1p (similar to Saccharomyces cerevisiae CAP1 (YKL007W); ancestral locus Anc_2.503) codes for the protein MSKFETIINEIVESCPPGEIESIYSDLLKITGSDNETRILDSIKVHNVKTISTISIPSLGNKKFIISEHNVDDSKFVDYNNHIRFSVDHLKFEGIDVEEDVEGLELNDDQMKIFNDLEKYVKVGFPNDDATIGVFPDKNESSSSFSSSKIHIIIVSEVFNPNNYWNGSWKSQYVYDTNNKKLSGDITVQIHYFEDGNVNFTSKKDIDNVSLNDNENVVDDVIKKLETDFEKELDVSFTNLNEKQFKSLRRRLPITRSKVNWGKAIGNYRLGRDAANGLQ
- the NDAI0K02490 gene encoding uncharacterized protein, which produces MTFCKPIIYSSPHGLPLIEYHEKFKQPSKEKKKAYGTDSLRKKIFNFFTKNIPSEEREKTVTKKALLENPGGKDFILDDPFIFILSQGKKISSLYRNTFTKESCKRYEAPLLCDSNYEKKLDQYLDQYKKPILLIFGLNFNSKAIFLPTSLDKMSEDNFKMTNQSGTNISDMINAAITYSELVQFQGSERDYRFEIIRSLGVQSNQFEFLPPSEYSNFPLPIIFLQCHLRHAIIYRDFLIVCRNKVMREHREPSFENILKIFNDPPYEITMELSPNEGIEPKFYEWERERDITWAERHCYQQYFLLRAKLMSYDRVCFPDRIEPREEGLEEIQKEDDSFYVQKKGGEHPIMDVYGKYVPNNLENQATMNYHKKGYKL
- the NDAI0K02500 gene encoding uncharacterized protein; translation: MVGFNLLLSVLTFLLSSSLGYEVSIDTILDGSVPAGEAVTVDSGSYLGLIHGSTQTFSSDLTVNGGLYITDTNTADAGMTLTTDGNLVNTGIIVVDNRNASSGMTANIGGSTFENDGQIFFAGSSQGSPNDFTINPSDSIINRGTIQFSQDSMGSNSATLQSNSIVNDGTICLTNMDSTIQSDTSGSGCFDIGENSIYAIQGKDTAIATNQTFYLSSTTSTLYSEGNSLTDNIIVRGFGNGNTLTFRTSIVSTSYDDTTGILTVNLFPLITHKYDIGLGYDSSKFEIESVSNDIAADLINNGLYYRGAPPTSSRPVQCAACQPIPWIPALEIPDPYTTTVVSELSTLSEVVSFFASTSDGIPVVASTISIIPPPITASSSNSETKTERSTTVVPTSSSSSPIITTEAVSSLLSKSDGDNNSKTIESCVITETKTAYNSTVDHTTYLYITGTDSETITLSSVVTTRYVTKGAPLSSA
- the RAD54 gene encoding DNA-dependent ATPase RAD54 (similar to Saccharomyces cerevisiae RAD54 (YGL163C); ancestral locus Anc_8.108), yielding MARRKLPDRPPNGIGFGERPRLVPRPINVQDSVSKLTKPFKVPYRRNTRPLTSQGIVTNVPETGRILRKRSQTISYSGMEIDPENPINNENDEDLPFGYTQLKRRKDALSAQRLMNDPNRLTSIEIHLKKSFSVPIKGYIQRHSLPLTLGTKKKITPEPRPLHDPTDEFAIVLYDPSVDGEMIMHDGSHPVNDENDSKKNEKEIEDQKKEIKKKFIHPKIMTNGVRNKSLLELLGTSEVDEEKKFPNVPVVIDPKLTKILRPHQVEGVKFLYRCVTGLVMKDFLDAETVNTGIVAPQQNNRGAYGCIMADEMGLGKTLQCIALMWTLLRQGPQGKRLIDKCIIVCPSSLVNNWANELIKWLGPNTLSPLAIDGKKSSLASGSTTVAEAIKSWGQAKGRNIVKPVLIISYETLRRNVDQLQNCDVGLMLADEGHRLKNADSLTFTALDSINCPRRVILSGTPIQNDLSEYFALLNFSNPGLLGTRSEFRKNFEIPILRSRDADSTDDEIKKGEEQLQKLSDIVSKFIIRRTNDILSKYLPCKYEHVIFVDLKPFQKNVYQNLIKSRDIKKMMKGVGGTQPLKAIGVLKKLCNHPSLLNLDEELDNFDNLEIPSDYNMSSNSRDIQPKYSGKFSILERFLHKIKTESDDKIVLISNYTQTLDLIEKMCRTKHYGSLRLDGTMNINKRQKLVDRFNDPEGQEFIFLLSSKAGGCGINLIGANRLILMDPDWNPAADQQALARVWRDGQKKDCFIYRFISTGSIEEKIYQRQSMKMSLSSCVVDAKEDVERLFSADNLRQLFQYNDKTICETHETYHCKRCNKAGKQTIRSDAMLYGDPTTWNHLNHAALEKTNDHLLQNEFQYSDISYAFQYISH
- the YRB30 gene encoding Yrb30p (similar to Saccharomyces cerevisiae YRB30 (YGL164C); ancestral locus Anc_8.107), yielding MDELLAKAGSQAVTFAIKSGVSLASSFAIKTIANFVTQIPKSDAKRIEYLRAKLENRIEIVSSAIDLIKLVAARGNTNLESTLRLTRDLKDEIDSFDKKMINLTDKVRQSKTGKSQELAIKSVESYIEDLLTRIEEVTPFINLALTTTGTHLSTTLPEQVSPGLLLQASNYVIESNAARLKASNVEVQVGPSFQTTIFSVFYNLSPGVSSKARIIWKEDMRRAYIKVLRIKSKTTPFKYKLRIEQSFNDERYHNVEDGEEVPQVIEFNLDQISKLFFSVSGKLLRLEERDTPVLVLKTTKPNLEDKDSPEINWYAFGQYDILPRTDSGEKEEEEEEEEEEEEETNNGCPASYSCSISLLEHIIRLSTLQENDRKSVLEVNDERLSIYLNNENPVAVTTTKKEVDNVAKQIKHLNLNVPS